The following nucleotide sequence is from Chloroflexota bacterium.
TGGTGACCGTTGGCGTATTGCTTGGCGTTGGCGTATAGGTCAAGGTTGGAATCGTCGTTGGCGTATGGGTATTGGTCGCCGTTGGCGTGTTGCTTGGCGTTGGCGTGTTCGAAGGAGTCGCGGTATTGGTTGGCGTTGGTGTGCGGGTTGGCGTGTTGGTTGGTGTACGGGTTGGCGTATTGGTTGGTTGTGGAGTTACCGTAGCACAACCATCACACACAATCGTCCAATTCAAGGTTGCTTGAACTGGCGTTTGACCAATTGCCGTCAATATTGCGGTAATCGAACAATTGCCAACATTATTGGCTGAAATGGTGGGCGAAAGCGTAAAGCCTTGATGCGCCCCAAGCGTAATCGGTACGCCACTGCTACTGATACTCGAGCTAATACAGGTTCCAGTTACGCTAATATTAACTTGTGCGCCCGATGCAGGAGCATCGCCAGCATTGCCAAACACCACGAATACCTGTTTAGTATCGTTATTTTCCATCGATGGATTAACTGGATTGACAATCGCATCGACGCGCCAAGCAATATACAGCTCTGGCGCTGGCGTGGCAGTTGGCGTAGCCGTATCGGTTGGCGTTGGTGTGTTCGATGGTGTAGCCGTGTTGCTCGGTGTCACTGTATCGGTGGGCGTGTTGCTCGGCGTATTGGTCGGTGTCACCGTATTGGTTGGCGTATTGCTAGGCGTATTGGTCGCCGTATTGGTTGGCGTGTTGCTCGGCGTAGTAAAAATTGGAATTGGCGTATTGGTCGCCGTAACGATCACCGGCGTATTGGTTGGCACGTCAGTTGGCGTGTTGCTCGGCGTTGCTGGCACTGGCGTGATCGTTGCTACGTCGGTTGGCGTGTTGGTCAGCGTCGCTGGCACTGGCGTGATCGTTGGCACGCGCGTGTTGGTTGGCGTTGACGTTGGAATTGCAGTATTGGTTGAGGTTGCACTCGCTGGCACAACCGTAGTAGCCACCACAACACTGGTTCGGGTTGGCGTGCTCGTAAAGGTTGGTTCGAAGGTTGGCCGAGTTGGATTAATCGTTGGATTCAGGGTTGGCGTGCGCGTACCAGCCGTCGAGCTTGGATTAACCCGTGGCGTTGAGCTTGGTTCGGCAGTTAATTCGATAGTTGGCTCAGTTGTTGCCGCCGTTGCGCTGCCGATTGGAATACCTTCATCCTTGGTTGGCGTAGGTGTATTGGTTGTGGTTGAAGTTGCAATGGCCTGGTTGGCTGGCGTAGGTCGGCCAGTGGGCGTGGCGGTTGGCAACAAATCAACAATCCCAATTGGAATTGGCGTTTCAGCTGCAACTAAATTTGGGTTAGCAGGCTGATCGCTAATTTTGCTGCGAATCGCTTCTTGGCCAATCGGAAATGGTGCTGTGCCATTCCAAGCCTCATAATTGGCAAATGGTGGCAGCAAAACCTCAGGCCCAGAAGCATTAACCGGAGTTGTCCAGCGCACAACCATTAATGATGAGCAGCCCATCACCAACAACACCGCTAAAATCACAATCGAACCGATAGTTAACAACAATCGGTCGCGTGGCTCTTGGGTATTTGGTTGTGGTAATGCGCTATTGCTCATGCGTTGGTTGCCGTTGCATTCACTAAGTTATATTCGCTTGGCTCAAGCTGCATCAGCGGAAATTGCATAATAAAGCTTGAACCAACTCCTTGCTCGCTCTCAACCCAAATTTTACCATTATTCTGCTCGACCAATTGCTTGGTAATTGCCAAGCCAAGGCCAATCCCGCGCTCTTTGGAAGTCAGGCCGCTTTGCTCACCGCCACGTTGGAAGCGCTCAAACAAACGCTCAAAATCTTGGCTAGCAATCCCAGGCCCAGTATCGATCACGGCAATTTGAATTCGCTGCTCAACCGCTTTGGCCTGCACCGTCACCGTGCCAGTTTGGGTATAGCGACGGGCATTTTCCAGCAGTTGGGTCAACATAATTTTGAAGTGGTCGCGATCTACTACAATGTACGGCATGTTCTCAGGCAGGTCAATGATCAATTTGAGTTGCTTTTGATCAAAGCCTTTTTGCAAAGCTTGGGCAATTGGCGGCAACAACTCGTCCAACGAATGCTGCTCAATTTGTGGTTCCATATTTCCAGCTTCGATACTGGCAATCACAATCACATTTTGCAGCACTTCGACCATGCTCTGGCCTTGCTGGCGAATCGTGTTCATAAATTGGGTTTGTTCGTCGGTCAATGGCCCAACAAAACCGCGCAACAGCAAATCGGCATAACCACAAATTGAGGTCAATGGCGTGCGCAGTTCGTGCGAAATTGTGGCGATAAAATCAGTTTTGGCGCGATCCATCGCCCGTTCTTCGGTCACATCGTGCAGCACCAACACTTCGCCCGATTGCAAGCCTTCGCGCTCAACTGGCGCTGCATTCACGGTCAAAATGCGCTGCGAAGTTGTTTCATAGAAGGTTGTGGCCGTGGGCGTGGCAAATAATTCAGCGCCGCCCGACAATGGCGTAAGCTGGAATTCAGCAAAACTTTTGCCTAGCAAATCAGCTTCGCTGGCTCCAAGCATAGCCGTGGCCGTGTGGTTGACCAAAATTACTTTGCCATCAGGGTCAAGCACAATCACACCATCGGCGATACTTTGCAGAATTGCCTGTTTACGGCTAGCTTCATCTTGGACGGTGGTGTAGAGCACTGCATTTTGCATGGCCGTGGCGGTCATGCTAGAAATCGCGCTGAGTGGTTCGCGAATGCTACTTGCTGGCGGCAGCGCCCGATCATTCTTAACCAACAAGCTGCCAATCACTTGTTGTTGGGTGCGTAATGGCAACACCAACTGCAGATTTGGTGCAAGTGGCCGCAAGGCGCTATCCAAGGCTGGATTTTCGGTAATCGTCACCATTGGCGCAAGCGTTTCAAGGCTGGTTGCGGGGAAGGGCCGCTCGATTTCGCGCACGCTGTCAGTCGTGACATAATGCCAAATGCCTTGCTCAACCACCAAGGCATCAACTTGCGAATCGGGAATCAAGCGTTGAACCGCAGCGGTGGTTTGGGTCAAAACGCCATCAAGGGTGAGTTCTGTGCCCAGCTGGCGGCTGGTGCGATACAAATCGAGCAAGCGATCAGTCATATCATTTAAGACTGTCGCCAATGTACCAAGCTCGTTTTCCTCGGAAACAAAACTACGACCTTCTAAATCGCCACTTTTAATCCGCAAAGCAGTATTGACCAACTCGCCCAGCGGAACCGTAATCCCACGGGTTACCCGCACGCTAATCCAAATAATTGAAATTAACGAAAGCACGCCGAACAGGAAAATCAGCACTCGCGCTTGTTGCCAAGCCCGATCAATATTGCTACGGGGCAAACCAACCGCAAAATAGCCATTCAGCGCCCGCCGAATCCGCATTGGGCTATACATCACTTGATAGCTGGTGTCGCCGCGTTGAATCGTGGTAAACAAAGTTCCACGAGTTTCGGGATCGGGGTTAGTTTGGCTGGCCTTGATTTGCTCGATTTGGTTGGCATCAATCAGCAATTCATCAGCTTCTTGCGGTGGGTTGCTGGTGAGCACACTGCCATCGCTATTGAGGATGGCGGTGATGGTTGCGCCGTTACGTGGCGGTAATTCTTCGTTGACAATCCGCTCAAGTGGCTCGGCATAAATAATTGCCCCAACCACTTTTTCACTGCTGCCGACCGTTAATTTAACTGGAGCAACCACAAAAAACATCGTATAAGGCGGATTCGCGCCGATGCGCAAGAGACTAGCATATTTATCGCCATAATCATCAACTTGGCCGCGCAGCACCGCCTGAATCAAGGAATCTTTGGCGAGCTCGGTGCTACCAACCAAGGAAGGGCTACGGCTCAGCACGGTTGAACTAGCAGCATCGACCAGCACTTGACCATCAGCATTCAGCGCAATCAAGCGTGAGGGCTTGAAATAGTTAAAAGCATTGTTAACGATCTTCTCGACCTGATCAACATCGTTTTTGCTAAATGCCTCGGCGGTGCTTAGTAAGGCTTCTTTTTCGTTGGCAGGCGAAGTGACGATCAACCGCAAATTATCGAGAATTTGGGCTTCGATGGTTTCCAAGCCCACGCCAGTATTGGTGGCGCTGGTGCGCAGCGATTGATTAAGTTGGTTCTGCAAGCTCTGAGCATACAGCCAAAAAATAATCACAATCAATAAGCCCGACAAAAATGCTAGCAAGAGCAAATATGGCAGGGTGATTTTATACCGAATGCGACTTTTTAGCCGTCGCCGCAGGTTGACAAACATAGAAGGCTATTTCACTGCTGGCTCATACGGAATTGTAAACGAGAATGTACTACCTTCGCCCTCAACGCTTTCAACCCAAATCCGCCCGCCGTGGGCTTCTGATGCAAGCTTGGCAAAGGCCAGGCCCAAGCCTGTACCCTTTTTCTGGCCAGCAACCTGCACAAATTTATCGAAAATCTTAGCACGATAGCTTTCGGGAATGCCCGGTCCGGCATCAATCACACTCCAGCAGATCGTCTGCTTTTCATTATCAGTTAATTGGCGCACGCGGATTGTAACACTTCCGCCAACTGGCGTAAATTTAATCGCGTTATCCAGCAGGTTTTGCAAGATCCGCACAATTTTATCTTGATCAGCATCGATAATTGGCAAATTCAGGGCCATATCAAGATTGATGCTGATATCAACGCTGCGAGCCGAGTTAATCAAACGTTCCGAAGCACGATCAACAATTTCGTAGGCTGAGCATGGCGCACGATTCAGCACCAATTCGCCAGCTTCCATCTTGCTAATATCCAGCAAGGTATTGATCATACCAACCATTTCTTGGCTGCTATTGTTGGCGATATCCAGCAATTCGCGTTGTTGCTCGTTGATCGGACCAGCAAAACCGCGCCGCACCATGGTCATACCATTAATGATCGCCGTTAGTGGAGCACGCAAATCGTGCACCAACATGCCCATATAATCTTCGCGAATTTGGGCTAGCTGATATTCCTCGGTAATATCGTGGAACACAATCAGCGTGCCAATCACATTGCCAAAATTATTGCGCACTGGCAATGGCTCTTGGCGCACATAGCGAGTACGAGGCCGTAGCACTTCAATTTCGCAAGTTTCGCTATTGGGCAACTCGTTGACCACCCGCGATTGCTCTTTGATGCGAGCCAGAATATCGCTGCCAGCCTCGCCGATGATATTGCGCCATTCCCAGCCAAACAACTCACCGAGCATTGGATTCGCAGTCAACACCACATCATCAGGGTCGATCATCAAAATACCGTCGGTGGTGGAGTTGAGCAAGGCTTGGAGGCGATTGCGGTTTTGCGAAACTTCGTGAAACAGATTAGCGTTATCGATCGCCACGCCCACCGTGTTAGCCATGGCTTGTAGGCGTTGGGTATCCTCAGTGTTAAATACGCCTTCGAGCTTATTCAACAACTGAATCACGCCAATTTCACGATTTTTCACCAACATGGGCACGCACAAGACTGAACGTGTCACAAACCCAACATCCTCGCTAACCCGCCGATAAAAGCGTGGGTCGTTTTGGGCATCGAGCACAACAACTGGCTGGCGGGTAGTAATTGCCGCCCCAACCAAACCTTGGCCAGGGGGAACCCGCACGCCCGCCAATTTTTCTTCGCCCGCCTCAAGCGTCATCACAAAGACCAATTCGTTGGTTACGGGATCGAGCAGTAGCAACGAACCAGCCTCAACCTGAAAATATTCATTGATCTTTTTGACCACCAAGCGATAGACTTGGCGTGGATCAAGCGATGAAGTGATTGTAGCGGCGATATCGTTGAGCGTATTAATTTCTTGATTACGTTTGGCAGTGTATTCTTTAAGCTGAACCGCTGAAATCGCTAGAGCCAAATTATGCGCCAACAACTGAGCAGCCTCGATCGCTTCAGCCGACCAACGGCCTTTTTTGGGCAAGAGCAAGGCCAAAAAGCCAACTAATTGTTGGCTAGCCAATAACGGCAGCACCAACAATTGGGCTTGGCCACTCTCGTCATTGCTTGGCAACAGG
It contains:
- a CDS encoding GAF domain-containing protein, whose amino-acid sequence is MADVATTQNHARPISGFQLLAIAEAINNAANLGSLLATVAELCATGFGVEVVKLGLLANEHHSGSSTPYLYGNPSKATQKLLDQAIAQTIEQKTALLPSNDESGQAQLLVLPLLASQQLVGFLALLLPKKGRWSAEAIEAAQLLAHNLALAISAVQLKEYTAKRNQEINTLNDIAATITSSLDPRQVYRLVVKKINEYFQVEAGSLLLLDPVTNELVFVMTLEAGEEKLAGVRVPPGQGLVGAAITTRQPVVVLDAQNDPRFYRRVSEDVGFVTRSVLCVPMLVKNREIGVIQLLNKLEGVFNTEDTQRLQAMANTVGVAIDNANLFHEVSQNRNRLQALLNSTTDGILMIDPDDVVLTANPMLGELFGWEWRNIIGEAGSDILARIKEQSRVVNELPNSETCEIEVLRPRTRYVRQEPLPVRNNFGNVIGTLIVFHDITEEYQLAQIREDYMGMLVHDLRAPLTAIINGMTMVRRGFAGPINEQQRELLDIANNSSQEMVGMINTLLDISKMEAGELVLNRAPCSAYEIVDRASERLINSARSVDISINLDMALNLPIIDADQDKIVRILQNLLDNAIKFTPVGGSVTIRVRQLTDNEKQTICWSVIDAGPGIPESYRAKIFDKFVQVAGQKKGTGLGLAFAKLASEAHGGRIWVESVEGEGSTFSFTIPYEPAVK
- a CDS encoding HAMP domain-containing protein, with amino-acid sequence MFVNLRRRLKSRIRYKITLPYLLLLAFLSGLLIVIIFWLYAQSLQNQLNQSLRTSATNTGVGLETIEAQILDNLRLIVTSPANEKEALLSTAEAFSKNDVDQVEKIVNNAFNYFKPSRLIALNADGQVLVDAASSTVLSRSPSLVGSTELAKDSLIQAVLRGQVDDYGDKYASLLRIGANPPYTMFFVVAPVKLTVGSSEKVVGAIIYAEPLERIVNEELPPRNGATITAILNSDGSVLTSNPPQEADELLIDANQIEQIKASQTNPDPETRGTLFTTIQRGDTSYQVMYSPMRIRRALNGYFAVGLPRSNIDRAWQQARVLIFLFGVLSLISIIWISVRVTRGITVPLGELVNTALRIKSGDLEGRSFVSEENELGTLATVLNDMTDRLLDLYRTSRQLGTELTLDGVLTQTTAAVQRLIPDSQVDALVVEQGIWHYVTTDSVREIERPFPATSLETLAPMVTITENPALDSALRPLAPNLQLVLPLRTQQQVIGSLLVKNDRALPPASSIREPLSAISSMTATAMQNAVLYTTVQDEASRKQAILQSIADGVIVLDPDGKVILVNHTATAMLGASEADLLGKSFAEFQLTPLSGGAELFATPTATTFYETTSQRILTVNAAPVEREGLQSGEVLVLHDVTEERAMDRAKTDFIATISHELRTPLTSICGYADLLLRGFVGPLTDEQTQFMNTIRQQGQSMVEVLQNVIVIASIEAGNMEPQIEQHSLDELLPPIAQALQKGFDQKQLKLIIDLPENMPYIVVDRDHFKIMLTQLLENARRYTQTGTVTVQAKAVEQRIQIAVIDTGPGIASQDFERLFERFQRGGEQSGLTSKERGIGLGLAITKQLVEQNNGKIWVESEQGVGSSFIMQFPLMQLEPSEYNLVNATATNA